Genomic window (Ureibacillus composti):
TCAAGTAAGTTATAATAATTTAACAACAACGTTAAGATTACTAACTCAAGGGTTAGGTGTAAGTGAGTTTGATACAGGAAACGATTTAATTGATATTAAGCTTTATTTAGATGAAGAAATCCAAGGTGATCCAACTTCTTTATATCAACAGCTGAGTGTAACAAATGCGTTAGGGGAACAAGTTCCGTTAGCACAATTAGTTGAAATGAAACCAACATTTTCAGTTCAACAAATTAATCACCATAATCTTGAACGTACCATCACTGTTGGAGCAGATATAACAGAAGCAACAACTGCAACTGCGGCTATGACTGAAATTATACCGAAGATTGAAAAGTTAAATATGCCTGATGGATACAAATGGTCAATCGGAGGGGAAGTTGAACAGCAAACCGAATCCTTCCAAGACTTAGGACTGTTATTCATCGCATGTCTTGTAATGATTATCGTGTTAATTACGATTCAATTCAACTCATTCTCAATACCGTTAATCATTTTGACAACAGTTTATTTAGCTGCAGCTGGTGGTGTGATTGGAATGTTCGTTACACGTACACCACTTGGCTTTATGTCCGTTATTGGGATTACTGCATTGGCGGGTATCGTTGTTCGAAACGGTATCGTGTTGATCGAATTTATGGAAGATGCAAGAAAAGAGGGAATGGATCTAACGAGCGCCGTTATAAGAGCAACAGAGGCTCGTTTCCGTCCGATTATCTTGACTGCATCAGCAGCTATTTTAGGGCTTCTACCTGTTGCATTAATTGGAGATATTTTATTTAGACCAATGGCGATTACCATCATTTCAGGTGTTATCTTCTCTACTGCATTAACTCTATTTGTAGTACCTTCTTTATATTTGATTGTGGCAAATATGAAAAACAAACGGATTAATAAGAAGCGTACGAAATTAGAAAATTTAGAGAAGAAGGCAAAAGAAAAGGAAAAAGAAACGATTACTTTATAAGGAATAGGATTCAAAAGGGATATCCCTTTTGAATCCATCGTTTTTATTGGAGGCAATGGAACTTGGATAAAAAAAAGCTAGAAATCATTAAAATTGCCATCCACTTGTTTGCAGAAAACGGCTACCATTCCACATCAGTGGAGGAAATAGCTAAAGAAAGTAATATGGCAAAGGGTTCCTTCTATAAGTACTATCAATCTAAAGAAGATTTGTTAATTGATATTATTAATACGATCCCACTAGAAATTAAGCAAGTATTAACAAAGGTTTATAGCAAAGAATACAATTCTTCCCTACAGAAATTAAGTGATTTAATTACCGTTTGTTATGAAAAAGTATTTGTAAAACAAATTCAAATACTAATGTCCTCATGTAATGATGGGGCGTTAATTAAGAATCAAAACATTCACGATGTTGCAAAAAATATTTCAACTGAAATAGATACTCTTTTAAGTGAATTCTTTATCAACCTGTATGGCGTGAAAATTAAGGATTATGTTTGGAATTTAAATCTCTTATTTACAAGTCAAATGGTGAATTATTTAATCTTAAATCGTGAAAGACAAGTAAATACAAATTTAGAAGATACGGCGAACTTTATGGCCACTTCCATCGAGATCTTGGCAGAGGGATATCTAGAAAGAAAACCTAAACCAGTGATAATAGGGAAGTCTCAAATAGGGACGGATCAGTCAGGTGAAAGCCCTCTGGTAAAAGGACAAAAAATACGCAAAATCCTTAATCTGATGAACCAGACTGTAAATAATTCAGTACACGGAACTAAAGAAAAAGAAGATTATATGCAAGTAATCTATTTACTAGAAGAAGAGTTGCTACAAAAAGAGCAAAATACTATCTTAATTAAGGCATATATTTCTTCATTGGAAGCAATTCCAGAACTAGTAAATGAATGTAAAGAACTGAAGTGTTTATTAGAAATCGAGCAAAACCAGGACCATTTATCTAGCTTACTTAGATAATCATCAAGAAGGATTCGATTGAGGAATCTGTATGAAAATTGGATATAATCAAAATTAATATATTAAGAGTTAGTAGATAGGAGAGGTCAAAATGAAAAAAGCGCTAATTACTTTTGGTGCAGTAGGTCTACTTGTTAGCGGAGCATACACTAGT
Coding sequences:
- a CDS encoding TetR/AcrR family transcriptional regulator, giving the protein MDKKKLEIIKIAIHLFAENGYHSTSVEEIAKESNMAKGSFYKYYQSKEDLLIDIINTIPLEIKQVLTKVYSKEYNSSLQKLSDLITVCYEKVFVKQIQILMSSCNDGALIKNQNIHDVAKNISTEIDTLLSEFFINLYGVKIKDYVWNLNLLFTSQMVNYLILNRERQVNTNLEDTANFMATSIEILAEGYLERKPKPVIIGKSQIGTDQSGESPLVKGQKIRKILNLMNQTVNNSVHGTKEKEDYMQVIYLLEEELLQKEQNTILIKAYISSLEAIPELVNECKELKCLLEIEQNQDHLSSLLR